A single region of the Lotus japonicus ecotype B-129 chromosome 4, LjGifu_v1.2 genome encodes:
- the LOC130710896 gene encoding very-long-chain (3R)-3-hydroxyacyl-CoA dehydratase PASTICCINO 2A, whose product MAGFLSLLRRLYLTLYNWTVFFGWVQVLYLVLKTLKESGHEHVYSAAEKPLILAQTAAVLEILHGLVGLVRSPITATLPQISSRLFLVWGILWSFPETRTHVLVSSLLISWSITEIIRYLFFGFKEAFGFAPSWLLWLRYSTFLVLYPTGISSEVGLIYIVLPFIKASEKYCIRMPNTWNSSFDYFYAAIVSLGIYVPGSPHMYRYMLAQRKKALSKSKRE is encoded by the exons ATGGCTGGTTTCCTCTCACTTCTCAGGCGCCTCTACCTCACCCTTTACAACTGGACCGTTTTCTTCGGATG GGTTCAAGTTCTGTATCTTGTTCTGAAGACGTTGAAGGAATCTGGCCATGAACATGTTTACAGTGCTGCAGAAAAGCCTTTGATTTTGGCTCAAACTGCAGCTGTATTAGAG ATTCTTCATGGTTTGGTAG GGCTGGTGAGGTCTCCAATAACAGCAACATTGCCTCAGATAAGTTCAAGGTTGTTCCTGGTTTGGGGAATCTTGTGGAGTTTCCCAGAG ACTCGAACTCATGTACTCGTTAGCTCCTTGCTGATCAGCTGGTCTATCACAGAG ATCATTCGCTATCTTTTCTTTGGATTTAAGGAAGCTTTTGGATTTGCCCCATCATGGCTTTTGTGGCTCAG ATATAGCACCTTCTTAGTTCTCTATCCAACAGGCATAAGCAGTGAAGTTGGTTTGATATACATTGTCCTGCCATTCATCAAG GCATCTGAGAAGTATTGCATAAGGATGCCCAATACATGGAACTCATCATTTGATTACTTCTACGCCGCGATTGTTTCATTGGGAATCTACGTTCCAG GTAGTCCTCACATGTATAGGTACATGCTTGCACAGAGGAAGAAAGCCCTCTCCAAATCGAAGAGAGAATAA